The Thermosulfurimonas sp. F29 genome includes a window with the following:
- a CDS encoding zinc ribbon domain-containing protein translates to MPLYEYLCLECRRISEHLVFREEDFEPYCRRCGSRRVKKLVSRVRVRLSLDTRLERMTDPALWEGLDEEDPRSVKRLMDRMGAEFGDELGDEFEEVMSEAEEEMEKELSGEKKDEDGDGGGDEED, encoded by the coding sequence ATGCCTCTTTATGAGTATCTGTGCCTTGAATGCCGGAGGATCTCGGAACACCTGGTCTTCCGGGAGGAGGACTTTGAACCCTACTGCCGGCGGTGCGGCTCCCGTCGGGTGAAGAAGCTGGTCTCCCGGGTGCGGGTGCGGCTCTCGCTGGACACCCGACTGGAACGAATGACGGATCCGGCCCTCTGGGAGGGGCTGGACGAAGAGGACCCCCGTAGCGTGAAGCGCCTCATGGACAGGATGGGGGCGGAATTCGGGGACGAACTGGGGGACGAGTTCGAAGAGGTCATGAGCGAGGCCGAGGAGGAGATGGAGAAGGAGCTTTCCGGAGAGAAAAAGGACGAGGATGGAGACGGCGGAGGAGACGAAGAGGATTGA
- a CDS encoding HPr family phosphocarrier protein, with protein sequence METAEETKRIEAEVEIRGALGLHARPAARLARALAPLRARVWLAQGETLVDARSILDVLTLAARTGTRLKVVAEGEEAEAALETVKRILEAES encoded by the coding sequence ATGGAGACGGCGGAGGAGACGAAGAGGATTGAGGCGGAGGTGGAAATCCGGGGGGCACTGGGTCTTCACGCGCGTCCGGCGGCGCGACTGGCCCGGGCTCTCGCTCCTCTCCGGGCCCGGGTGTGGCTGGCCCAGGGGGAGACCCTGGTGGACGCCCGGAGCATTCTGGATGTCCTGACGCTGGCGGCCCGGACCGGAACCAGACTTAAAGTGGTGGCCGAGGGAGAGGAAGCGGAAGCCGCCCTGGAAACGGTAAAACGGATTCTCGAGGCTGAATCATGA